A single genomic interval of Spirochaetaceae bacterium harbors:
- a CDS encoding P-loop NTPase, whose product MKIIPVASGKGGVGKSSLAANLAVLLAAKGKVILVDADLGSSNLHLLLGMRRIDKGIGSFLTGNSSENLASYLMATGYDNLQFIPGDSGIPGMANIDFAKKKALINQLLKLEADYLIIDLGAGSAFNTLDFFLISNAALLVTSPTAAAALSAYLFLKNAVFRIITASFPAGSAGYNLMEELKKGNLNLQYIDISKLKTELAKVDSQNYAEFERLLNNFNPMLVVNMLSEPSEAARAERLKASCLQHLGVKLELLGVVFRDDSQNKALAGGLPVVRYKPQGVMSRALMRIATKLEEAVTKHEGNLLNTENLAKEPLTTTEVEEDYRVKAEGVADLYINEAISEGDMLETLRVQQYELNQLRKENRYLKHKIVELMKK is encoded by the coding sequence ATGAAGATTATTCCCGTAGCAAGTGGTAAAGGTGGTGTAGGTAAAAGTTCGCTGGCAGCTAACTTAGCGGTCTTACTGGCGGCTAAGGGCAAAGTTATTTTAGTAGATGCCGATTTAGGCAGCAGCAACTTGCACCTGTTATTAGGTATGCGCCGCATAGATAAAGGCATAGGCTCGTTTTTAACCGGTAATAGCAGCGAAAATTTAGCTAGTTATCTTATGGCTACCGGTTACGATAACTTACAGTTTATCCCCGGCGATTCCGGTATTCCCGGTATGGCTAACATCGATTTTGCCAAAAAAAAGGCCTTAATTAACCAGTTATTAAAGCTGGAGGCCGATTACCTTATTATCGATTTAGGGGCCGGCTCGGCCTTTAATACGCTCGACTTTTTTTTAATTAGTAATGCCGCTTTATTGGTAACTTCGCCTACGGCGGCAGCGGCCCTATCGGCTTACTTGTTTTTAAAAAACGCCGTCTTTCGTATTATTACCGCCAGCTTTCCCGCCGGCAGCGCCGGGTATAATTTAATGGAAGAGCTTAAAAAAGGTAACTTAAATTTGCAGTATATTGATATTAGCAAATTAAAAACCGAGTTAGCCAAAGTAGACAGCCAAAATTATGCCGAATTTGAGCGGTTGTTAAACAACTTTAATCCTATGTTGGTGGTAAATATGTTAAGCGAACCCAGCGAAGCTGCCCGTGCCGAACGTTTAAAGGCCAGCTGTTTACAACATTTAGGGGTAAAGCTGGAGCTTTTAGGCGTAGTTTTTAGAGACGACAGCCAAAACAAAGCCTTAGCCGGCGGGCTGCCGGTGGTGCGCTATAAACCGCAAGGGGTAATGAGCCGCGCTTTAATGCGTATTGCTACTAAGCTGGAAGAAGCCGTAACCAAGCACGAAGGGAATTTATTAAATACCGAAAATTTAGCTAAAGAGCCCTTAACGACTACAGAAGTAGAGGAAGATTACCGTGTAAAGGCCGAAGGAGTAGCCGACTTATATATTAATGAAGCCATAAGCGAAGGGGATATGTTAGAAACCCTGCGCGTGCAGCAATACGAGCTTAACCAGCTACGTAAAGAAAACCGCTACTTAAAGCACAAGATTGTGGAATTAATGAAAAAGTAG
- a CDS encoding co-chaperone GroES: MTVKPLADRILVKVEQAETKTKGGLFIPDTAQEKTQLGIVVAVGTDEKITVKAGDKVMYDKYAGSSVKIDGAEHLIVKADDLMAVIS, encoded by the coding sequence ATGACCGTAAAACCCCTAGCCGACCGCATCTTAGTAAAGGTTGAGCAGGCCGAAACTAAAACTAAAGGCGGCCTTTTTATCCCCGATACTGCCCAAGAAAAAACCCAGCTGGGTATTGTGGTAGCCGTTGGTACCGATGAAAAAATAACTGTAAAGGCCGGCGACAAAGTAATGTACGATAAATACGCCGGCAGCAGCGTAAAAATTGACGGCGCCGAACATTTAATTGTTAAAGCCGACGATTTAATGGCCGTAATTAGCTAA